Within the Medicago truncatula cultivar Jemalong A17 chromosome 4, MtrunA17r5.0-ANR, whole genome shotgun sequence genome, the region AATAATGCTAATACTTCACTCATATATTCATCCGTTCTAACGAAATCTCCCATCCAAACACATTCTAAGTTCTGTCTACAATCTGTTGTGGGAAATTTTAGCCTATGCTAGCAATATTAGAAAGATGTTACAGTTAGAGAAGAAAACCACTTTATATCATTAGAATACAGAATAATGATCATCAACAGCAGCAAAACAATTTCTCCATTCATAGGATCAACTATGTCAATCAATCGACCTCATGAAATCGAATCAAATACTTATCCTAcatatgtcatttattttcaaatcactCCTCAAACGAGAGAACCATTTTATTTCACATACAAACCAGAAAGAAAGAATCAACACATATATATGAATCTAAAATACTTACAACATATAAAGTATCCAAggttattcatttctatataaAACACAAACAATCGTATACAAAACTAGAAACTATAAATACAACATCACCAAGCAAACTGTGCCTATGGCTCAACAATGATTTTCCCAGTAGCATGGCCATCAATGCTCTTAGCCCAAGCATCTTCAGCTTTGCTCAAAGGAAACTTAGAATCAATAATTGTCTTGAGTTTTCCATCCTTCACCAATTGAACGAGATGTTCCAAGCCCTCGCGCTTGATTGTTGAAAAAAATGGCACCAACCGCTTCTTTGAAAAAGTAAGTTTCTGCAGCGCAGAAAACAACATTGAACTTGGGCCAGGTGTTAAATCCACGACAACCCCTTTTTCACACAAATTAGGATCAAAAGTTGACCACGGTATTCCAATGGTGCAATGTATTACTGCATCATATTTTTTACCAGATGGACTCTTCAGTGATGTTCCCTCCGGAGTTTTGTAGTCAAGAACCTCGTCAGCGCCTAAGCTCTTAACCAAGTCGATGTTGCGAGCACCACAGGTAGCAGTGACATGGTTGTTCCCTAGTTTGGCAAGTTGAACAGCATACATACCTACACCACCTGAAGCAGCAGTTACCAAAATATTCTTCTGCTTGCCAGTCCCATCAAGCTTAATTCCTCCGATTTTAGATAAGGCACCATGAGCTGTGAGaccggctataggtaaacccgcAGCTTCAGCAGCTGATACTTCAAATGGTCTGGCAGCTGTTAAGTTTTCGCTAGCCACTGCAAACTCAGCTAGTCCACCTCCATACTGTCATTCAACATAAAGCAAAGTTGAAATCGGATAATAATCATTGTAATTAATATACCGACATATGagtgtttgtcaaaaaaaaaatatatcgacATATGAATAATACAAAGGATTGGAGATAGGATCATATCCCTGTAGTTGTGGATCAAGATATATTTAATGTTACCAGTGCATATGTACCACAAGTAGGGGCAGAGGAGCATATGGATCAATGTTACCAATGTGGGCTACAGAAAATAGCAGAATGCCAAAAATATGCTGTGATATAGCAGGCAGCGGTGCGGGAAAATAGCGAGGAAGCCGCACAGTATGTATGTACGTATGTATGTATCCCCAACTCTATCAAACCATCTATCTATCTATGCTAATCAAAGCCTTCCCCTAATGACACGGAAAAAGTTTTACACTTCTTTTTCCTACCATGATTTTCCCAGAACCGTGTGAGTGTGTGAGATCTTTACTAGTGTAGATTGTATACAGGGCCGTTGCTatgaaataaatcaaaacagtAACCCTAAAGAAGTAAAAGAAAGATAAGTACTTGATGTGTGAGCACAGCAATAACTTTATCACCAGCTTTAAAATCCTTGACTTGTGGTCCAACATCTACTACCTCTCCTGCTACATCAGTGCCTGAATCAAAGTACCAAGATCAAAGGAATGTTATTATAAAAGTAAGTAGAGAATGAGTCGGTTTGGATAAACAGcgtataaattgttttcatataagctacaAGTTGTTTTCATATGCTATCATGTATactttatggaaataagcttgAAAATAGATGGACATGACGCAAGCTAAAAGTTTTTATGTCACcggataaatttaaataaatcaatcGAAACAATCTCAAAGAGAATTGTCTATGTCACTGAATAAACTCAAATTATTTCTATTAGCCAATCCAAACTCAGATTTAAGTAAAAAGATGTATTAGTGAGTCATACAAGGTATGTGGGGAAATTTTCGAGGAAAACGCATAACGCGAAGAACACCCTTCTGAATCTTGCAATCAAATGGATTAATGCTAATTGCTTCCAACTTGATTAAAACTCCATTGGTCTTTGGAGTTGGAACAGGAACTTCAACATGCtgtttaaaaagagaaaactagAATTAATAACATTGACATTAACAACTATTTTACAGCTGTTTCAGATGAGATTTGAACTTTGTCGCTCGTGAGATTATGAAGTCAAACTCTTATCAGTGAGATGACAACTAGATTTATTTAAAGAAAGAgcgaaaaaaagaaagaaaatcttTTGTAAAAGAGATGAGAAAGAGGCCATCACCTTCAATCCAGATGCACCTCCACCATAGGAATTGTACTGAACAGCTTTCATAAGTTTTGTAGACATATCTATCTCCGGACATTGTTTTGCTCACTTTGTCTTTAGTTTTTAAACTATACTAGTATGTTATTTTTGACTGAAAACTGTAGTATGTTATTGTTGAACATTGATTTGTACTCATTGGAATTCATATGATACTTGGTCATTACGTAAACATGCATGAAGAcctttctcaataaaaataattcaaactaatttttttttgtagattttTCTTCTGTATACAAagtctctctttctctttttccttttcaaaccTAGCCCTCAccactcttcttcttcttgatctactgaaaaatgatgatttatgatcaattttgacccaaaatctcTGCTCTGAACGTTTTTCCTTCTTccttcgtttgtttttgtgatttcgtcgtcttttCACGagtctgtttgttttgatttctcatCATTCTGCAGCGTGTTTTTGATTTCATGTCTTAGTGCGTTGGTGTTGATTTGATTATGGTTGAAAGATTAACTTTGAACAAgtgcaaattcaatcaatgactttgtcgtcgtcaacgttgcaaatCTAAAGATATGAGTATTTCGAAGACTTGAATAATTACTTTTCCATTTTATGCTATTATGGACGTTGTGAGTTTGTTCcaagattcatcatttttgtttttatcgaCTTTAAATTTGTActgtatatatgtaatttaacaatttgaatgaatgaatattgtttatttattttttctaaataataaaaaaactatgtcaaaataaattaataaaaaatactcCCCGAGTTAACTACGCAAAGGTATAATCGATGGGTTCGGTTTtaggaggaaaaaaaatgataaccaATAAAAACTAGTTGggttaaataatgtttttcCCATCATTTAAACGAGTTTTCGTTCACTCCTCtctaaaatatattcttttagaTTCCTCGTTGCCATTCAAAGATTCCATCGAAATCAACTTGATGCCATATGATTGGTCAACTTATTTGACGTGGCATGCTGATTggataaattgttttaatttttatgtgtaATTTTGTGCAATTTTACTGCTGTTCTTTATTATTATGTTACTGCTACTGCTGTGTTGCCTTACTTTTAGTCTCCCTTCGGAGCACTATTAATTTCAAAGTTCAGTTTCCATTAATTCTCAAGGTTTCATTTCTTTACTGTTTCTTATTATGAATCTATTAAAAGCATAATTTGCATGTTTAATTATGTCTCAGTAGTAGAATTTTGGTAGCTCTGCACTATGAAAAGTCTGGTAACGCACCAACAAAACTGGGCGCTACCATTAATTTAGTACTTTTCTACAAAattatacttcctccgtttcaaaatacatgttgtAGTCGATCATTTCGTATATGCCAATGCACAACTTTGATTGTTAACATCTtcaattatctaaagtaaaaaattataaaaaattaatattttgaaaatatttactgagacaaatcaaacaacatcttacatgctaatatttatatttatatattaaataaaaaatatagtaaaagtAAATCATGTGAATAGTGCACACCGCAAAATTAtgacatatattttaaaacggagggagtagctcTCATTATAATTGAGTGTTGTAATTTGTATAAGCAACATAGGTggataaaaataattgttccagcctctttttaatattattgaattaaattaattatttttattctgcGTAATACCAACTATTTTAGTAGCCTTAGCTAAACATAATTGGCCAATGACATATACTATTGATACCATTGCACTTGTGTAATTGGTCTATGTAGATACCATAGTGGTGGTTGTAATTGGTCTCTGTGGACTCGATAAACCTTCTATACTAAAACTAGTACAGCCGTATACTTGCGGCTTATCAAGTTTTTTAAGCCGTTGTTGGGGACCAAATTTTGCAATATCACGATTACGTTGTTATGCCGTCTAGACTAAggcatttttatgtttttaatttttgcatgCGAAGAACTTGAAGTGCCGATAATCTTATTAGACCCATAGATGAACTTGAGCGCTACTTACGAGTAAGACGCCGATTGCAGTGTGAAAATCCGTTAGAGTCTGAAATTTAGACATAAATGGGCGACAATAatgatgaccaaccccttaagGCCTTCGTTGTTCCCTATGATAAGGAGCCCCATTCGAGCATTGTTCGCCCTACGATTGCAGCGAATAATTTCGAACTTAAACCTTATTTGCTGCAAATAGTACAATAGAACCAATTCTCCGAAAACCGGACGGAGGACTTGAACTTGAACCTTTCTGTCTTCGTGTAGTTCGCAGATACGCTTAAGAGCAATGACGTCGATCCCGAAGACATTCGTCTGCTTATATTCCCATTCTCCCTTAGGAACAGAGCCAGGGCGTGGCTACAATCCCTATCATGTAACTCTATTACGACATGGAATGAACTTAAGAAAGCGTTCCTCGCTAGATACTTCCTGTAGAGCAAAACAACACAACTTAGGAACCAAATTATATGTTTCATGCAGATGGACGATGAATCACTTTTTGAAGCGTGAGAGAGATATAAGGAGTTAATGAGAGCTTGCCCACACCACAAATTAGAGAAATGGCTGATAATTCACACATTCTACAATGGTCTTCTTTATAATACAAGAATGACCATTGATGCCGTTGTAGGAGCTCTTGAATAAGCTATTCAATGATGCCTATGGCCTAATTGAGGATATGGCTCAAAACCATTACCAGCGGAGGAGTGAATGCAGTCCCGTTGAGAAAACACAACCGAAAAGAGGGATGTACGAAGTTAGTAACTTTGATTATATGAATGCAAAAGTAGACGCCATGTACCAAATGTTAGATAACTTGAGCATCACTCCACTAGCTATCGTAGCTGTCGTGACTTCCAATTGCGAAATCTATGGAGTCCATGGGCACATTACTATTGAGTTTTAACTGTTAGCCAAAACAGACCAGGTAAATTACGCACAAGGTAACCCGTACTCCAACACATACAATCCTGGATGGAGACTTCATCCTAATTTCTTCTATAAGAACAATAATCCTACCTTTGCGCTCAGTCCTGCACCCGCCACCCCCTGGTTTTCAAGGCCAAAAAGGAGCCCATGTTGCTCCCGCTGCTCTTATAAAATCAAACCTTGAGCTGATGATGGAAAACTTTTTCATGACCTAGACCTAACAAAACAAGGATTTCTTAAACCAAAACATCCATACCAATTAGATGATAAAGCAACTAGCAAGTAAAGTCGAAGCTATGGCCACTCCACTCACAACAAGATGTTAGAAAAACATATTTCCCAAGTGGCCCAATAGCAAGCGTCTACAGTTGCCCTTGCCGGAAACTTTCCAGGACAACCCTAGCCAAACCCGATAGGGAATTTAAACGCTCTAACACTGCAAAGTGGAAATGAGCTAGAGGTCCCTGTTGGTAAGAGAGATATAGAGAAGAATACTGAGGAGCCAATATCAACCGAGAAAGAGAGCGAGCAAACACCAAAGGCAAAGGAGGTAGTTGAAGAGGACAAAGAAAAACCTTATGTGCCTCATTCTCCTTATAAGCCCCCAATTTTGTTCCCTCAAAGATTGGCGAAAGCGAAAATTGAGGAACAattcaaaagtttgttgagcACTTGAAGAAGCTCCATATTAGTATTCCTTTCACAGAGGACATAACCCAGATTCCCTCTTATGCAAAGTTCTTAAAAGAAATCTTGACAAATAAGAAGAAGATCGATGACGATGGTAGTGTAGCACTCAGTGAGGAGTGTAACACTAGTATCCAAAACAAGATGGCGCCTAAGCTAAAAGATCCATGGAGTTTTTCGATTCTCTGCGTTATCGGTGACGTCATTGACAAAGTCCTTTAGGTGTGAGTGTAAGCCTCGTGTCTTTTCGAAGACGTTATAAAATGGTCGTGCGACACTTTaagtaataattattttcttcatttcattggATGAAGTACGTGAATCAATTGACCTCGTGAAATCGTATCAAATACTTATCATAACAATTAGGGAAATGCCATCTAACAATTAACCTAAGTCATTTATTTCCAAATCACCCGTCAACAGAATCATTCTATAACACATACAAACCAGCAAGAAAGAATCAACACGTATATATGAATCTAAAATAATTACAACATATAAAGTATATATCCAAggttattcatttctatataaAACACAAACAATCATATACAAAAATAGAAACTATAAATATAACATCACCAAGCAAGCTGTGCCTATGGTTCaacaatgatttttccagtagCATGGCCATCAATGCTCTTAGCCCAAGCATCTTCAGCTTTGCTCAAAGGAAACTTGGAGTCAATAACTGTCTTGAGTTTTCCATCCTTCAGCAACTGAGCGAGATCTTCCATGCCCTCGCGCTTGACATCGACAAAATACGGTACCAACCGTTTCTTTGAAAAAGTAAGTTTCTGCAGCGCAGAAAACAACATTGAACTTGGGCCAGGTGTTACATCCACTACAACTCCTCTCTCTGTCAAATTAGGATCAAAAGTTGACCACGGTATTCCAATAGTGCAATGTATTACTGCATCATATTTTTTACCAGATGGACTCTTCAGTGATGTTCCCTCCAGAGTCTTGTAGTCAAGAACCTCATCAGCCCCTAAGCTCTTAACGAAGTCAATGTTGCGAGCACCACAAGTGGCTGTTACGTGGTTGTTCCCTAGTTTGGCAAGCTGAACAACGTATGCACCTACACCACCTGAAGCAGCAGTTACCAAAATATTCTTCTGCTCGCCAGTCCCATCAAGCTTAATTCCTCCGTTTTTGGTGAGGGCATCATGAGCTGTGATaccggctataggtaaaccggCAGCTTCAGCAGCTGATACTTCAGATGGTCTGGCAGCTGTTAAGCTCTCGCTAGCCACCGCAAACTCAGCTAGTCCACCTCCATACTGTTATTCAAcataaaagcaaaattaaaatCGGATAATAATCATTGTAATTAATATACTGACATATGAATAATACAGTTAGATTAGAGATAGGATCATATTCCTATAGTTGTGGATCAAGAAATATGTAATGTTACCAGTGCATATGTACCACAAGTACAGGGCAGAAGAGCATACAAATCAATATTACCAATAGTGGACTACTGGTACCTCACGTTTGAGTAATAATCACTGACTCTtcagttttattattttaaaaactctaaaattctgtttttattttttttatttttccgtAACATCCGCTAGCAGAAACTGGAAAAGCAGGCGCTAGCGCTACTGCCCTGATAGCGAAACTAGGATAGTGTAGCACCACTATTTGACGAAATTGATATGAATAAACCTGTTACACAACAACACAATTTCACAATAGAAAACATGTGTTGTCATCAAATATTACACTAGTGTTCAGATAAACACATGAGTAGTATACACCTCTATATGAGGGGCAACGAAGCAAAACTACATCTTGTGATCAAGCTGCACAAACTACATCTGCATATAAGAGGGTAAGGCTTCATAAATCATACCTTTCTAGTGTTCCTCCATATAATTTGGTTTACCAATTAGAACAAAACAGTAATCCAATAACAATTTATCTATGCTAAGAAAATCCTTTGCCTCATGACACATGGCAAAAATTTTGCACTTCTGTTTCCTACCATTTTTTTCCTAGATTCGTGCATGAGTGCGAGACGGGATCTTTACTAGTATAGATTCTATAGAATAGAAAACAATTTCTTTCATCCCCgttagcttagctcagttggtagggatattgca harbors:
- the LOC120580112 gene encoding chloroplast envelope quinone oxidoreductase homolog, translating into MSTKLMKAVQYNSYGGGASGLKHVEVPVPTPKTNGVLIKLEAISINPFDCKIQKGVLRVMRFPRKFPHIPCTDVAGEVVDVGPQVKDFKAGDKVIAVLTHQYGGGLAEFAVASENLTAARPFEVSAAEAAGLPIAGLTAHGALSKIGGIKLDGTGKQKNILVTAASGGVGMYAVQLAKLGNNHVTATCGARNIDLVKSLGADEVLDYKTPEGTSLKSPSGKKYDAVIHCTIGIPWSTFDPNLCEKGVVVDLTPGPSSMLFSALQKLTFSKKRLVPFFSTIKREGLEHLVQLVKDGKLKTIIDSKFPLSKAEDAWAKSIDGHATGKIIVEP
- the LOC120580113 gene encoding chloroplast envelope quinone oxidoreductase homolog; the encoded protein is MSAKLMHAVQYNSYGGGASGLKHVEVPIPTPKTNEVLIKLEAISINPLDWKIQQGVLRAMFFPRKFPHIPCTDVAGEVVEVGPRVKDFKVGDKVIAKLTNEYGGGLAEFAVASESLTAARPSEVSAAEAAGLPIAGITAHDALTKNGGIKLDGTGEQKNILVTAASGGVGAYVVQLAKLGNNHVTATCGARNIDFVKSLGADEVLDYKTLEGTSLKSPSGKKYDAVIHCTIGIPWSTFDPNLTERGVVVDVTPGPSSMLFSALQKLTFSKKRLVPYFVDVKREGMEDLAQLLKDGKLKTVIDSKFPLSKAEDAWAKSIDGHATGKIIVEP